A single Flavobacterium sp. 1 DNA region contains:
- a CDS encoding tetratricopeptide repeat protein, giving the protein MKNQMLLYMLIVSLSSFNYWPMQSQISPDKKKLETSKTAAPITNMKDHTPARKIKYYHVMETVPLKFGGYTSEYDVTNPNIINTYDLGPNGTRVITAIYEDEVQIQHDEPALKPDTIMNTKKSASIAISDTPKRENSVAYINILKTYERVSDKGYESVEMLKKLGNSYFFNDEFEKAEKCYSKLFSITANLEPDFYYRYSIVLKAMGNIQKSEEFLKKFNQLSSITSRQ; this is encoded by the coding sequence ATGAAAAATCAGATGCTCCTTTATATGCTAATCGTGAGTTTATCTTCATTTAATTATTGGCCGATGCAAAGTCAGATTTCTCCGGATAAAAAGAAACTGGAAACATCAAAAACGGCTGCTCCAATAACGAATATGAAGGATCATACTCCCGCACGAAAGATAAAATATTATCATGTAATGGAAACCGTTCCCTTAAAATTTGGCGGTTACACAAGTGAATACGATGTAACCAATCCAAACATAATAAATACATATGATCTGGGACCTAACGGCACGAGAGTCATAACTGCCATTTATGAAGATGAGGTACAAATCCAGCACGACGAACCGGCTCTTAAGCCTGACACTATAATGAACACTAAAAAGTCAGCCTCAATAGCAATCTCAGATACTCCAAAAAGGGAAAACTCTGTTGCCTATATCAATATACTAAAAACCTATGAAAGAGTGTCTGACAAAGGGTATGAATCTGTAGAAATGCTAAAAAAATTAGGGAATTCATACTTTTTTAATGACGAATTTGAAAAAGCTGAAAAATGCTACAGCAAATTATTTAGCATCACTGCTAATTTGGAACCAGACTTTTATTATCGCTACTCAATTGTCCTGAAAGCAATGGGAAACATTCAAAAATCAGAAGAATTTCTAAAAAAATTCAATCAGTTATCCAGTATTACATCTAGGCAATAA
- a CDS encoding OmpA family protein yields the protein MKNIAILYLTILNLFAVSIYAQKRKIASADKKYDSYAYIDAIKTYERIAEKGYESPDMYQKIGNAYYFNSELDKAYKWYDKLFALTTNVDPEYYYRYAYCLKSVGQNDKAKEILSLYNEKTGNKGKGEYYGKDINYLDKIKENSGRYKIKDAGINTQYSDYGSSVYNDNKLVFTSSRDTGSLAQRKHTWTDQYFTNLYESNLTGDSLTPGKAMKFPNSVKSKFHEASAVFTKDGKTMYFTRNNYLDGKKGKDESRVTLIKIYKASFENNDWAKVTELPFDSNNYSTAHPSLSPDEKTLYFVSDMPGGLGESDIYRVSVNSDGSYGNPINLGNVINTPGKETFPFVTDENEIYFASDTHPGLGGLDIFVSKIMPDGTFDEVKNVGADVNSPQDDFAYLINTQNRIGFFSSNRPGGKGFDDIYQFLETKRIKTKCKPELSGTISELVLNQMISNAKITLYNDQHKAVSTTESDQNGQYSFDVGSSGTFSVRAEKEDYATTEKTVAIKEDDCKARLDLAFEKALCKVAVGDDLGKCFGIKWIYFDLDKSDIKPEATLDLAKILDVMGQYPNMMIDIRSHTDCRASFKYNEGLSERRAKSTKEWLIKNGISSNRLSSRGYGETQLVNHCSDGVKCTEEEHQQNRRSEFIITAL from the coding sequence ATGAAAAACATTGCAATACTTTACCTGACTATACTCAATCTTTTTGCAGTATCAATATATGCTCAAAAACGAAAAATAGCGAGTGCAGATAAAAAATACGATAGCTATGCCTATATCGATGCCATAAAAACATACGAGAGAATCGCCGAAAAAGGATATGAATCTCCAGATATGTACCAAAAAATCGGCAATGCCTATTACTTCAACTCTGAGTTAGACAAAGCCTATAAATGGTATGACAAATTATTTGCGTTAACAACAAACGTAGATCCAGAATATTACTACAGATATGCCTATTGCCTAAAATCTGTCGGACAAAATGACAAAGCCAAAGAGATACTGTCACTTTACAATGAAAAAACCGGAAATAAAGGCAAAGGAGAATATTATGGCAAGGACATAAATTATTTAGATAAAATAAAAGAAAACTCGGGCAGATATAAAATAAAAGATGCCGGCATTAATACTCAATATTCGGACTATGGCAGCTCAGTCTATAATGATAACAAATTAGTCTTTACATCATCAAGAGATACAGGAAGCTTAGCCCAGAGAAAACATACTTGGACTGATCAATACTTTACGAATCTATATGAATCTAACTTAACAGGAGATTCATTAACTCCAGGAAAAGCAATGAAATTTCCCAATAGTGTCAAATCAAAATTTCATGAAGCAAGTGCTGTCTTTACTAAAGACGGCAAAACAATGTATTTTACGCGAAATAATTATTTAGACGGAAAAAAAGGAAAAGATGAAAGCAGAGTTACTTTAATTAAGATATACAAAGCCAGCTTTGAAAACAATGATTGGGCAAAAGTTACGGAACTGCCTTTTGACAGCAATAATTACAGCACAGCTCATCCCTCATTAAGCCCAGACGAAAAAACTTTGTATTTTGTTTCGGATATGCCTGGAGGCTTGGGCGAATCCGACATTTATAGAGTATCTGTCAACAGTGATGGATCCTATGGAAACCCCATAAATTTAGGAAACGTAATTAATACTCCCGGCAAAGAAACATTTCCGTTTGTAACCGATGAAAATGAGATTTATTTTGCTTCAGACACACATCCAGGACTTGGCGGTCTAGATATATTCGTTTCCAAAATAATGCCAGACGGAACATTTGATGAAGTCAAAAATGTTGGTGCCGATGTAAATTCTCCTCAGGATGATTTTGCCTATCTTATCAACACACAAAACCGAATTGGATTTTTCTCCTCAAATAGACCTGGCGGAAAAGGCTTTGATGACATCTATCAGTTTTTGGAAACCAAAAGAATCAAAACAAAATGCAAACCAGAATTAAGTGGGACTATTAGCGAATTGGTTTTAAATCAAATGATTTCCAATGCCAAAATTACTCTTTATAATGACCAGCATAAAGCAGTAAGCACCACAGAATCTGATCAAAACGGGCAGTATTCATTTGACGTAGGAAGCAGTGGCACTTTTAGCGTTAGAGCAGAAAAAGAAGATTATGCAACAACTGAAAAAACTGTTGCTATAAAAGAAGATGACTGTAAAGCCCGATTGGATTTAGCCTTTGAAAAAGCTTTATGTAAAGTAGCAGTTGGTGACGATTTGGGCAAATGTTTTGGAATTAAATGGATTTACTTTGATTTAGACAAATCAGATATCAAACCTGAAGCCACATTAGATTTAGCCAAAATATTAGATGTAATGGGCCAATATCCAAATATGATGATCGATATTCGTTCCCATACCGATTGCCGAGCATCTTTCAAATACAATGAAGGCCTTTCTGAGAGAAGAGCTAAATCAACCAAAGAATGGCTAATTAAAAATGGCATTAGTTCAAATAGGCTAAGCTCTAGAGGCTATGGAGAAACCCAATTGGTCAATCACTGCTCTGATGGCGTAAAATGTACCGAGGAAGAACACCAACAAAACAGACGAAGCGAGTTCATAATTACAGCCTTATAA
- a CDS encoding CAP domain-containing protein — MELKYFRFSFFAVVLCFMVSCSAEDVSDQTASDVPAVVLRYDYSAIELETMTLINNYRVSKGLNALEKINHVSYKSEEHDEYMIANNVVNHDDFEARSNNIMKVLGAKKVSENVAYNYNSAKGAFDAWLKSEGHKENIEGDFTHFGISIRENPSNGKKYYTNIFVKI, encoded by the coding sequence ATGGAATTAAAGTATTTTCGTTTTTCTTTTTTTGCTGTTGTTTTGTGTTTTATGGTTTCCTGCTCAGCTGAAGATGTTTCTGATCAAACTGCTTCTGATGTTCCTGCAGTTGTTTTGAGGTATGATTATTCTGCCATAGAATTAGAAACGATGACTTTGATAAATAATTATAGAGTAAGCAAAGGTTTAAATGCTTTAGAAAAAATTAATCATGTTTCCTATAAATCAGAAGAACATGATGAATATATGATTGCAAATAATGTTGTAAACCATGATGATTTTGAAGCTCGTTCAAATAATATAATGAAAGTTTTAGGAGCAAAAAAGGTAAGTGAAAATGTTGCTTATAATTATAATAGCGCAAAAGGCGCTTTTGATGCCTGGCTAAAAAGTGAAGGGCATAAAGAAAATATTGAAGGAGATTTTACTCACTTTGGTATTTCAATAAGAGAGAATCCTTCCAATGGCAAAAAGTATTATACTAATATATTTGTAAAAATCTAG
- the pdxH gene encoding pyridoxamine 5'-phosphate oxidase encodes MSDLSNYRKSYEKSELLESSIPEDPINLFNRWFHEVENFEGSGEVNAMTVSTIGLDGFPKSRVVLLKKFSEEGFTFYTNYNSEKGRAIANNPNVCLSFFWESLERQVIIKGIARKTSENNSDGYFESRPDGSKLGAIVSNQSEVVPSRTYLEENLKQLEKEFEGKEILRPQHWGGFLVTPLEVEFWQGRPNRLHDRIRYKLEEDYSWRISRLAP; translated from the coding sequence ATGAGTGATTTAAGCAATTATAGAAAATCATACGAAAAAAGTGAATTATTAGAATCTTCAATTCCTGAGGATCCAATAAATCTATTTAACAGATGGTTTCATGAGGTTGAAAATTTTGAAGGAAGCGGTGAAGTCAATGCAATGACAGTTTCTACAATTGGATTGGATGGTTTTCCTAAATCACGTGTCGTTTTATTAAAGAAATTTAGCGAAGAAGGATTTACTTTTTATACTAATTATAATTCTGAAAAGGGTAGGGCTATTGCTAATAATCCAAATGTGTGTCTTTCTTTTTTTTGGGAAAGTCTAGAACGTCAGGTGATTATAAAAGGAATTGCTCGAAAAACCTCTGAAAATAATTCTGATGGTTATTTTGAATCGAGACCAGATGGAAGCAAACTGGGGGCAATAGTTTCAAATCAAAGTGAGGTTGTGCCTTCAAGAACCTATCTTGAAGAAAATTTGAAACAATTAGAAAAAGAGTTTGAAGGAAAAGAAATTCTGCGTCCTCAACATTGGGGCGGTTTTTTGGTAACCCCATTGGAAGTTGAGTTTTGGCAGGGAAGACCTAATCGTCTGCATGATCGCATTCGATATAAGCTTGAGGAAGATTATTCATGGAGAATTTCTCGTTTAGCTCCGTAA